The nucleotide window GGATTTTACACAAATCAAAAACCCACAAAAGCTATGGAAATATCAAAAAATACCATTAATAAGTTATTTGAAAAATTAGAAGTAGAAGGCATTTGTGAATTTACTTTCGCTCCCGAAACTACAGGAAAACGCACACAACAAGGAAATGTTAAAGAAATTGTTGAATTATGTGCTAGCTTTGATCATTTTGAACCAACAATTGATTTTGCACATGTACATGCAAGAGGTAGGGGATTTTTAAATAGTAAAACAGATTATAATTGTATTTTTTCAACAATTGAAGATAATCTGGATATTGATATGCTACATTGTCATTTTACAACAATCGAATATGGCCCTGGTGGTGAAGTAAAACATCATATACTTGCTGAAAGTGATGAATACGGTCCAAATATTAAAGATTTACTTGAAAATCTTGTTGAAAATGGTTGGAAGGCAAATATTATTTGTGAAACCCCACTTCGTGATGAAGATGCCCTAAAAATGAAAGAATTATACAAAAGTTTAATATAGTTCAAATTTTATAATATATCACTATTTAAATAAAATAATTTACAAATCCAATTATTATATAAATAAAAAACAAAGGGAGGATAATTTGAAAAGCAATAATTTACCAGTTGAAAGTAAAACATCAAACCAAAAAACACCTAAAAAAGAAAATGGAAATGATATCTTTGCTGAATGTGTAGTTTTAAAACCTATTGGTTATCCTTTTGATTTTGCATTAATGGAAAATGATATAGAAATTAGTAACACAAAATTATTTGAAGAATATGCCCGTGAACAATGGTTAGGAGTAGTTGTAAAAGAAAATTCTTATTTATTCGATCAAAAAATAATTCCAGACTATGGATTTCAAATAATAACTGCCAAACCTAATGAATCAATAATTTCAGAAAAAACGAATATTAACATTTTATTTGATGAAATAAAAGAAATTGATGAGGTTAAAAATAAATCAAACATTAAACTTTCTGATGTTGTTGGTCAAAAAAATGCTAAAAATAAAATTAAAGTGTTAATGAAATATTTGGAAAATCCCGAAATATTTAACCAATGGGCACCAAAAAACATATTATTTTACGGACAACCAGGTACTGGAAAAACCATGCTTGTAAAAGCACTAACTAATGAACTTAACATTCCATTGTATTTAATTAAAGCCACATCACTTATTGGAGATCATGTAGGAGATAGCTCATCTAAAATTCATGAATTATTTGAAAAGGCTAGTAAAAATTCACCATCATTAATATTCATTGATGAAATCGATGCAATAGCCCTGCATAGAAGTTTTCAATCATTAAGAGGAGATGTGTCTGAAATAGTAAACTCATTACTAACTGAATTAGATGGAATTTCAAATAATGATGCCGTAATGACAATTTGTGCAACAAACAATCTTAATTCTCTTGATTATGCATTTAGAAGTAGATTTGAAGAAGAAATTGAATTTGAATTACCGAACGAAGAAGAAAGATTAGCTATTTTAAAAAAAAATTTAGCTACAATCCCACTAGATTATAATTTAGAATTAGACAAAATAGTT belongs to Methanobrevibacter oralis and includes:
- a CDS encoding AAA family ATPase — its product is MKSNNLPVESKTSNQKTPKKENGNDIFAECVVLKPIGYPFDFALMENDIEISNTKLFEEYAREQWLGVVVKENSYLFDQKIIPDYGFQIITAKPNESIISEKTNINILFDEIKEIDEVKNKSNIKLSDVVGQKNAKNKIKVLMKYLENPEIFNQWAPKNILFYGQPGTGKTMLVKALTNELNIPLYLIKATSLIGDHVGDSSSKIHELFEKASKNSPSLIFIDEIDAIALHRSFQSLRGDVSEIVNSLLTELDGISNNDAVMTICATNNLNSLDYAFRSRFEEEIEFELPNEEERLAILKKNLATIPLDYNLELDKIVNMTKGMSGRDLKEKILKTSLHHAIANDSNTITMKDIDYAIKSCKIKNSEVKGMFE
- a CDS encoding TIM barrel protein; this translates as MKDNVLFGPAGSPINYKGKAYEAPKYIQKEGLDSYEYQSPYGVRIGQNAAETLKKESEKYGILISMHGPYYINLCAKEEKKIEKSLNHLIATARAGEWMGAYRLVFHPGFYTNQKPTKAMEISKNTINKLFEKLEVEGICEFTFAPETTGKRTQQGNVKEIVELCASFDHFEPTIDFAHVHARGRGFLNSKTDYNCIFSTIEDNLDIDMLHCHFTTIEYGPGGEVKHHILAESDEYGPNIKDLLENLVENGWKANIICETPLRDEDALKMKELYKSLI